A region of Solanum dulcamara chromosome 7, daSolDulc1.2, whole genome shotgun sequence DNA encodes the following proteins:
- the LOC129894489 gene encoding pentatricopeptide repeat-containing protein At1g74750-like, producing MLRAKQLGTLSQSARSFFLGGSRCSAADGSSCTCSEDDTCISKRPQTRNEVRHPQISSNLGSKSSVGVGALLSGDAVKVVSSKKNETLDSPVSRPQAIPVSTLSGRVDSVKYGNIDAEITVQSSPPISDQFVRAGIAAVSFLSDVVNYKIPMLDGREVLSSSNNCVVDRTIPVSNVRPSNIKTSRNDKLQGKASTDTPVTSNLANNSNYTKNKGDKCNSVRGRNPVSNNGYGEVETHGVIPDSRDRRRTIPPKPRTYPNHNMTNVRGSEGKLKHEIPEGFSRPQRATKLQNAGVMVRQFSNCSHVVGTVSRIIQQLNWSPETENALRELNCLLDPYQANQVLKQIHDHAVALGFFYWLKRQPGFKHDGHTYTTMVGILGRARQFGAINKLLEQMVKDGCQPNVVTYNRLIHSYGRANYLREALHVFNQMQEARVEPDRVTYCTLIDIHAKAGYLDVAMDLYERMQDAGLSPDTFTYSVIINCLGKAGHLAAAHKLFCEMVNQGCVPNLVTYNIMIALHAKARNYSSALQLYRDMKNAGFEPDKVTYSIVMEVLGHCGYLEEAEAVFTEMKRKNWVPDEPVYGLLVDLWGKAGNVEKAWNWYHAMINAGLCPNVPTCNSLLSAFLRVHRLPDAYNLLQSMLELGLNPSLQTYTLLLSCCTEAQTSFDMSFCCELMAVTRHPAHTFLLTMPAAGPDGQNVRDHVGSFLDLMHSEDRESKRGLVDSVVDFLHKSGLKEEAGSVWEVAVHKNVYPDAVREKSSSYWLINLHVMSDGTAIIALSRTLAWFRRQMLISGICPSRIDIVTGWGRRSRVTGSSMVRQAVQELLNMFGFPFIAQNGNSGCFVGCGEPLTRWLVQPYVERMHLL from the coding sequence ATGCTTCGGGCAAAGCAGCTCGGTACACTCTCCCAGTCAGCTAGGTCCTTTTTTCTAGGTGGATCACGATGTAGTGCAGCAGATGGAAGTTCCTGCACTTGTTCAGAAGATGACACTTGCATTTCAAAAAGGCCGCAGACTAGAAATGAGGTTCGACATCCACAAATATCATCCAACTTAGGGTCAAAATCCTCTGTAGGAGTTGGTGCCTTATTATCTGGAGATGCTGTAAAGGTTGTGAGCTCGAAAAAAAATGAGACTTTAGACTCTCCAGTTTCTAGGCCGCAGGCCATACCCGTATCTACCTTGTCTGGGCGGGTAGACTCTGTTAAATATGGTAACATTGATGCTGAGATTACTGTACAGTCCTCACCTCCCATCTCAGACCAGTTTGTTCGGGCAGGTATTGCAGCAGTCAGTTTTTTATCTGATGTGGTAAACTATAAGATACCTATGTTAGATGGAAGAGAAGTGCTTAGCTCATCCAACAACTGTGTGGTGGATCGTACAATCCCTGTATCCAATGTGAGACCATCAAATATAAAGACCTCCAGAAATGACAAACTTCAAGGAAAAGCTTCTACTGATACACCTGTAACATCAAACCTTGCAAATAATTCGAATTACACAAAAAACAAAGGTGATAAATGTAATTCAGTCAGAGGCAGGAATCCTGTTTCGAACAATGGTTATGGGGAAGTGGAGACCCATGGTGTCATCCCAGATTCTCGTGACCGGAGGAGGACAATACCTCCAAAACCCAGAACATATCCAAATCATAACATGACAAATGTGCGTGGCTCTGAAGGAAAGCTTAAGCATGAGATTCCTGAAGGTTTCAGCAGGCCACAACGAGCAACAAAGTTGCAAAATGCAGGAGTAATGGTCAGGCAGTTCTCTAATTGTAGTCATGTTGTTGGAACAGTTTCTCGCATTATACAACAGTTAAATTGGAGTCCTGAGACCGAAAATGCTCTTCGTGAACTCAACTGTTTATTAGATCCATACCAAGCAAACCAAGTTCTTAAGCAGATCCATGATCATGCAGTCGCTCTTGGCTTTTTCTACTGGTTGAAGCGGCAACCAGGATTTAAACATGATGGACACACCTATACCACCATGGTTGGCATCCTGGGTCGTGCTAGGCAGTTTGGGGCAATTAACAAGTTGCTTGAGCAGATGGTCAAAGATGGGTGCCAACCCAATGTAGTGACGTATAACCGTCTCATTCACAGTTACGGCAGAGCAAACTACTTGCGTGAAGCATTACATGTCTTTAATCAAATGCAGGAAGCTAGAGTTGAACCTGACCGTGTAACCTATTGTACTCTAATTGACATCCATGCAAAAGCTGGTTATCTTGATGTTGCCATGGACTTGTATGAAAGGATGCAAGATGCTGGGCTCTCTCCAGACACTTTCACTTACAGTGTCATTATTAATTGCCTTGGAAAAGCAGGCCACTTAGCTGCTGCACACAAACTGTTCTGTGAGATGGTCAATCAGGGCTGTGTACCAAACTTGGTAACCTACAACATTATGATTGCATTGCATGCAAAAGCTAGGAACTATTCTAGTGCATTACAATTATATCGCGACATGAAGAATGCTGGATTTGAGCCAGACAAGGTGACATACAGCATTGTAATGGAAGTGCTTGGCCATTGTGGCTATCTGGAGGAAGCTGAGGCAGTTTTTACAGAGATGAAAAGGAAGAATTGGGTACCTGATGAACCTGTATATGGTCTTCTAGTGGACTTATGGGGAAAGGCTGGAAATGTAGAGAAGGCTTGGAACTGGTATCATGCGATGATTAATGCAGGTTTGTGCCCCAATGTGCCTACGTGCAATTCTCTGCTCAGTGCTTTCCTTAGAGTTCACCGGTTGCCTGATGCATACAACTTGCTTCAAAGCATGCTTGAATTGGGTCTGAACCCTTCTCTGCAAACTTATACCTTGCTCCTCAGTTGCTGCACAGAAGCTCAAACATCATTTGACATGTCATTTTGTTGTGAGCTGATGGCAGTCACACGTCACCCAGCACACACATTCCTTCTGACCATGCCAGCAGCAGGACCCGATGGGCAGAATGTGAGGGATCATGTGGGCAGCTTTTTGGATCTTATGCATAGTGAGGACAGAGAGAGTAAAAGGGGTCTTGTTGATTCAGTTGTTGATTTTCTGCACAAATCAGGACTCAAGGAGGAAGCTGGATCTGTCTGGGAGGTGGCAGTGCACAAGAATGTCTACCCTGATGCAGTTAGAGAGAAAAGCTCCTCTTATTGGCTTATAAACCTCCATGTAATGTCAGATGGAACTGCTATCATCGCACTGTCAAGAACACTTGCCTGGTTCCGCCGACAGATGCTTATCTCGGGAATTTGTCCAAGCCGCATTGATATTGTGACAGGATGGGGCCGTAGGAGTCGTGTGACTGGATCCTCTATGGTGAGGCAAGCAGTACAGGAGTTGCTCAACATGTTCGGCTTCCCATTTATTGCTCAGAATGGGAATTCAGGGTGCTTTGTGGGCTGTGGGGAGCCTCTCACTAGATGGTTGGTCCAGCCTTATGTTGAGAGGATGCATTTGCTGTAG